The genomic segment gggctctctgctcagcagggagcctgcttctctctctatctctgcctgcctctccaactacttgtgatttctctctgtcaaataaataaataaataaaatcttaaaaaaaaaaaaagaaaatNNNNNNNNNNNNNNNNNNNNNNNNNNNNNNNNNNNNNNNNNNNNNNNNNNNNNNNNNNNNNNNNNNNNNNNNNNNNNNNNNNNNNNNNNNNNNNNNNNNNccaactacttgtgatttctctctgtcaaataaataaataaataaaatcttaaaaaaaaaaaaaagaaaatttgaaatttaggTTATAAGCACAATTACAGGGAAGTAACAGGCTATCATGAAGAATGCCAGGGACGTTTCTGTGTGCTCAGTCCAGAGAAAAAAATTGGTTCCCTGGGTTCAATTTCTACTCTCGGTTTGACATGGGCATACTGCTTTTAATGATCCTTTCTCATTATAGTTGACAAGGCAAGGGGGAACTGTGGaattattcttagaaaatatattgtaAGCCCTAAGGGGTGAGTGTCAGCTTCGGTCCTGTTCTCAGCTGTTGAATGCAGTGGCCCAGTGGGAATAGGATCCCATGATCCCCAGGGACAGCACATGAGTTAGGAGCTAGGAAGGAATGTGACTTCAGCCTCCCCTTTCTGTACCTGGAGATTGCTAACACAAACGTCTGCTCCTCCCTTATCCCAGTACTGACTCCCTGAGTGCCTATGCCTAGGGAAGATATTTGCTGCTTTTTACTCCTTTCCATGGTTGGAGACATCTGTCCTtgtttctgataaaaaaaaataaataaataaaaactctgtgCGGGATTCAGCAGCAGCTACTCTCCCTGGCAGAGGCAGCCTAGCACAGCTGCTCAGGCTGTGACTGAGAACTTAATTTCCATATGCCACAACACTAGGTGGCAAGGACAGAgctcctggggtcccaggacGCTGACATGTGGAGACTCCCCCAGAGCAACCAGGCAGAGGGTGCCAGGGTTTCACAACGGCCCAGGACTAAATGCAGAGGCGGTTGCCCCAAGGACCCGGCCACTTCATCCCTCCTGCAGCCGGGCCTGCCTGTGCGTTCAGCCTTGTCAGCTTCTGCCCATGTGCCCCTATCAGGCTGGGCTCTGCCACTGTTGACCAAACCCAGCTCCAAACAGCCCTAGCCAAAGGAAGAAGTGGCTGCCTATGAAATGGCAAGCCTGCCCGGCTAGAGGGTTACGCTGGGCAAGTTGGCCCTGGGGCTCCAGGACATCAgccacctccttcctcccagtGTGGCCTCGTGTTGGCTCTCTCCTCCTCGGGGTGGCCAGTGGCCATAAAGGGCCCTCAGAaatcttcctccccccccccatgagTTCAGTTTCCCAAAGTTCTAAGGAAGTTTCCAGAACTGCATCTCACCCTCTTGAATTAGCCTTGGCCAGCACAGTCAGTTCTGACTCACATGTCCATCCCTCAGGCCTGGGAGGGGTGGCAGGCAGCTCTGTCCACACCATAGGACCTGGGAAGATGAAGGGTTGGGATCccccaagggggggggggcgctgggcaGGTGGGAACAGCAGGTGACCATTCTAGGGTCAGAGCCCCAGGAGAGGATGGGTTCAAGGATCCTGAGGGGTCTGACCCACCGTGCCAGGCTAGCAGGGTCATCTTCAGGTGGTCTGTTGTGCACAGAGCCCAAGTAGCTGTGAAGCTGGCAGATATCAGGTTTCCTGAGGGGAGCAGGGACGTGGCTGTGCCCAGTGTGGTCTGGGTGCAGGGACAGTCCTACATCAGGGTTCTATGTTCCATCACAGCCCTGGTTGGGCGGTGGGGGAAACAGGTATGTGAGCATgtatgggtgggggtggggtggggctgggaaccCTCGAGGAGCCCGTGACCTGTGCCCCGATGAGAGACGACCAAGGCAGGGCAGGGCTCGGAAGGTGGCATGGGGTGGATTTGAGAATGAGAAGGACTTGATGGTCAGTGAAAAGTGATAGCCAAAGGAGGGagttggcgggggagggggacatTGGGGAGGACCTTCTGGTTTCCTGGGACCAGACTCAGGACAAGGGGAGGTCCGGAGAGCCAACGGAGACTGCTGCAGGTGCAGGTCCTGGAGGATGCTGCGTGGACAAGGGAGCCAGGCCCACGCAAGGCTGTAGGAGGCTCGGGCAGATGCCTGGGGCTCTGCCAGCACAACGCTAGGCACAGAAGAGGCAAGAATGACcgggaaggggcgcctggtggggcctcagtccattaagcctctgactcttggttttggctcaggtcatgatcatgggattgagccccacatagggctccgcgctcagtgtggagtccactggtctctctccttctgctctccctctctcaaataaataagtaaaatcttaaacaaaacaaaacaatgattgGCAGGAAGTGGCCAGGCTGCCCCCAGGCCGCTGCTCCATCCTTCCCTGGGCTCCGTCTGGCCCTGGTTTCCGCCTGCTCAGGCTTCTGCCCTTTCACTGGCTGTGGGCTTTCACGCCCTCCCTCAGGCCCCCTCCCCTGAGAAGGGGCGGGGAGAAGGGCCAGTCTTCCTTTCCTGGCCAGCCTCTTGAGAGAGCCCGCAGACTGGGGCCCGAGAAGTGCTCTGCAGTGACTCTCTTCACACACCAGCCTGGGCCCGTAGAGCTGCCAGCACCATGCAGGACGAGGTGGCTCTTCTGGCCACTGTCACCCTCCTGGGAGTCCTGCTGCAAGGTGAGATGGCTCCTGTTTGGGAAGGTGGACGGGCTCTGGACTCCTGCAGCCTGCCTTCTGCCCTCCAgaccctggggaggggctggagggcccGGGAGGGGGGGGATggtaggggcagaggcaaagTCTGGAAcgcccagagtcctggggcccCATCTCTTCTGGCCTCAGTTGAAGACTGAGAAGCTTGCATGGTTCTGGCTGTGGGTCTCGAAGAGGGGCAGCCATGGGCCTGGTGCAGCCCTGCTCAAACGGATCCTGCCCTTGTCCTCTCCCacccttttcctctcccactgtcctcttGCTGGGGTTCCCAGGAGAACCCAGCTCTGCCTTCAAAGGCATCCTCTCTATGCTGGGATCCGCATAGAGCTGGACAGGGTTGGAACCTGCTCCCTGAGTCCCCAAAGTGGCCTCTGTGTTGGCCTTTTAGGCTAGCCCTAGAGGACACATTCCCAAGCTAGGCATCCTTGCCACTTGGGACACCGTGACCCCACGCTGTAGGGGCTAGGACAAGGCATAGCCTGAGCAGGGGCCCTGCTGGGGGGCTGAATCGATCTGCTTCATGAGCAAGCTTGTCTCTTAGCCCTCCTCATGCAGCCACCGGGCCTCCTCCAGGTCCTACACTGATGGTACGCATGCCCTCGGCACCCACAGGGCACCTTGGAAGGTATATGGCACCAAGGCCACAGGAGTTGCTGGAAGACAGCTGGGGACAACCAGCACCAGGGCTGTGTGTGCGGTGGGGGCCCCTGTGCATGCAGATCCTCTGGGGCCAGCTGACCCTCCACAGCCACCCATGCTGAAATGGAGGGAGACAGAGCCCCAGGAGGTCCAGGTGGGACTAGAAGTGTCCCAGCAGCAACCacctggggtgaggggagggaatATCTGTCAGATTTAGGTTGGGGTCCAGAACACCTGAACAGAGAAACTAAGGCAGGAGCCTGGCCTGATGTAGGGTCAAGAGATCCTCCCCGCCTAGTGGGCCCTGTAGGTGGGGGCCAGAAACTGTAGACCGCAGAGTGTATCCTCTCCTGTACCTGGAAGAATGAGCCACCTCTGCCCTCAAGCCCCAGTTGTGTGCCCTCTTCAGGGACCCCCAAGGTCAAGGTCTGTGTCTATAAAGAGTAGGAGCTAGACATTTGCCTGTGTTTTGCAAATCAAAGGATTCAGGAGCCAAGTCCTGGGCTTCCGGTCCCTCCCCGGTACAGATGTgtctggggaggtggggtgagggtggggggacaGGGCCTCTTGGCATCCCAGGCCCTCACACTGCCCTCCCTCTTGAGCATCTTAGATACAGGGCGGGCCCAGAAACAAGGGGTGGGGGCGAGAGAGCCCCTTGGCTGGCCTTTATTTTCCAGGAGAGCTTTAAAGGGGAGTCGTGACAAGGTCGGCGTGGAGAGGGCGGAGAAAAGGTGGGAACGGACAGAGGGTGCGGGCCTCCGGGCAGGGAGACCTGACTCCCGCCCCTTCTCGCCCCCAGTCTATTTCTCCCTGCAGGTGATCTCCGCGCGCAGAGCCTTCCGCGTGTCTCCGCCGCTCACCACCGGGCCGCCGGAGTTCGAACGCGTCTACCGAGCCCAGTGAGATTTGGCGGGAGGGCGCGGGGCCGGAAGTGAGCGATCCCGGGCGCCCGCAGGGTCCGAGCTCCCCGCCCCACGCCTCCGTCGGCGCCCTCATGCCACCCGCCCCCACCGCAGGGTGAATTGCAGCGAGTACTTCCCGCTGTTCCTGGCCACGCTCTGGGTCGCCGGCATCTTCTTTCACGAAGGTCTGCGCTCGGGACAGGCGCGCCCGCCCCGTCTGTCCCGCAGCCCCGGGTCCCGCGCCCGTCGGCTCACCTtgccccgccctccctcccccaggtaCGGCGGCCCTATGCGGCTTGGTCTACCTTTTCGCACGCCTCCGCTACTTTCAGGGCTACGCGCGCTCGGCGCAGCAAAGGTGAGGACCCGGGCGGGGATCGTGGGAGGGCGCCAGGGGCCGAGAAAGCCGGGACCGGACGGGGCGGGTCGGGGGGCTTGTGGGAGGGGCCTGATGGcctggcagggggcggggccgcAGGCGCCCCGCCCCCGCTGAGCCCCTCCCACCCCGCTGAGCCCCGCCCGCAGGTTGACTCCATTGTACGCGAGCGCGCGCGCGCTCTGGCTGCTCCTGGCGCTCGCAGCGCTCGGCCTGCTCGTCCACTTTCTCCCCCGCGCGCTGCAGACCGCGCTTCTGGGACGGCTCGGGAagctgctgcccagggcctgAGATGGAGGACGCCTGGTCAGCGGAACCGGAGAAGGGCCGGAGCTTCCGGGAGGACATGGGAGGGGTGCTCGCTCCATCTCTGTCTCCAATTAAAGTGTCGATGGCTGGACCACGGACGCATTATCTGGGTCGGAGGGGTTCGCGCGCCGCGTGCCGTGGAGCCCAGCCCCGAGCCGCGGCGGCCGGTGTGCTTCCCGGAGGGTGGGGTGCTGCGGAAGGACAGGGCCCTCTTTGGCCCTGGGGCAGCCCTTTTCGCCAGGGTTCACCCCACGGCTCCTCTTCCCTGCGTTCTACGCTTTCCTCGCCTGTCCCCTCCTCTAAGGCCTGCTGCCTCTTCACTGTCCCCCTACCGCCCTCTTCCTCGTCCCCTGGCTTTCACAGCTGACACCAGGGACATTTTCCGGTCAGCACTTGGTGCCTGGCGTCCAGCACGGTGTAGATGTTCAGACACCCTGGCGCGCAGCCGTGGGGGCGACGACCAGTGCAGGCAACGTAGCTGTGACAGGcgctctggggggcgggggaggggcgcccgggtgcCTTGGGTGACCAAACCTGGACAAGGCCTGCTGGCCGGACAGCGTCCCTAAAGAGGAGATTTTTTAGCCCAGTCTGCAGAAGAGAGGAGCTTTCCAGGCTGGGCAGCCGCGCGTGCACAGGCCCCAACGTGGGCGGGAGACCCTAAAATATGTCAGAtacgggggggtggggggcgtggcgGGATGAGCCGGGCCTTGGGGACTGAAGACTAGAGCAGGGCTGGGACTCACGAAGTGGGAGATCCGGGATGCCTCGCGTTTGAGAGGAACAGGCAGTTGGCGGCGGGACGATGGGTGTTAGGGGACGTGcttggctgggggcgggggcagtcGTCCGGAAGCGGAGGCGGCTTTGGGCTCCCGGCCCGGGATTCCGCACCGCCTCCACCCTCGAGTCACCGCTCCCCAGGCCCGGGCCCTCGGGGAAGTGCGGCTGAGGTCGTGCGGAGCTGCGCGGCGCGGCGGGCCGAGGTGGCCGCGCCCGGCCTCCCGCCACCGGCTGGAGCTCTGGGAACCTGCACTCACACAGGAGACACGCGCTTCATTAACCCTTTATTACAAGTCACGCTCTTATAGAAGTATATGTGGACTTACGTGAAAAAATCAAATGTATCCAAGAATAAAAAACACAGCACATAAAGTAGTATATGCATTCCAGTGTTCGCGCCGGAGACAGCGGGCGCCCAGGAAAAAGCTCTTCTAAAACGGCCTGGCTCGAGCCGGCCGGGGATGCAAACGGTTCCGGGCGGCACGGGCCGGCCTCAGGCACAGTGTGGGGGCCGCCTGCCTCCTCCCGCGGCCGGGCGGGCGGGGGCAGCACCAGCTCCTGGGGCCTCCGGGCCAGCGGGGATCCCAGGCCTGTGGAGCGGGGCGCCGGGCAGAACCCCTCAGGCTTGGGGCGGCGGCGGCACCGGGCCCTCCGGGGCAGCAGCGACAACATCCCGGGTCTCCCAGGGGGCTTCAGGGCTGGCCAGAGTGCACCCTCAGAAGCCCTCGGCTTAGTCGGCCTTTTTCAGGAAGATCTAGAAGAGCAGGGCTCAGGGTCAGCGAGGTGCGGGAGGCCTCGGTGCTCAGCCCTGGTCTGGCTCCCTGACCTGCCTGGCTTACCTCGCTCAGAATGACCCACACTGGGGAGTCCGTCTGGATGGAGAGGCGCAGTGCTTCCAGGGGGCCAAAGGCAGGGTCCACCTCGCCCTCTGCCACACCCTTGGAGAAGGAGCCTGAGGGAGGGCAGCGCTGAGCCTCGAGCCCTAGACCCTGGCTCGGCCCAGCCCCATTCCCCCAACCCCggcctcctcctgcctgcccccaacTCACCTATCTGGAGGTAGCCGTCAGGGCTCCGAGGGTACCGGAGGGTGGCTGAGCGGCCCTCCTGCAGGGCCTCCTTGTCTGACTGGGGGTTCTGGGGGGCAACAGAAAAGGGCTGAAGCccgtgggggtgggaggggccaggCTTCCAGCACATCCTTCCCCTGCCACACTCACATCAAAGGGCAGCACCTCCACTGACGTGTTGAAGAGCTTGTCCTCTGGGTGCTCGATGTTTCCACTGCGGAAGAAGAACCTGTGGCCAGACAGGCCTGTGAGTTGCTGCGGCAGTGcgagaggggtgggagagggggagaggtggagaggtGGTGGTGCAGCCCTGGCCCCCATCTGGCACAGAAAAGGCCAGGTCTAGCCCAGGAGGGTGGCAGGTGAGCCCTGGGGCGCTGAGCCAGGCGGGGGACCACCTGGGGGGCAGACTTTGGTTTGTGCAAGACGAAGGTGATGGGCCACTGTCACAGAGCTACTGTGGGCACTGCCTTATTCTTAGTACCTACCATGTTGAACCTCCCTCTtcagataaggacactgaggaAGGTGAGGTTAAGTCATTCGCTAGGGGCCCAAGAGGGGCACATGGTGAGGCCTATCCCCTGGTGTTCTCCCTTCGCCTCCCCCGGGGTGGACCTATGGGTGCCAGCACTGACCGCTCAAGGCGCAGCGGCTGGAAGAAGCGGAAGCGGATGAAGTCCCCGGCCGCAGGCGTGAAGGCCCAGAAGAAATCCTCGCGCAGGTAGGCCTTCTCCAGGGTGAAGTGCTGGTATGTCTTGAGGCTTGTGCTCACCTCGGCCGGTGGGTTCACGTGCTCCTTCCTCAGTGCCTGCTTCCCAAAGTCCTTGTCCTGCCGCCGAGGAGGGACAGCAGACTTAGAGAGGGCTCCCTCTCGAGGGGGACTTGCCCTGCCACCCCCAGCCAGGCCCAAGGGTGGCAAAGCCCACCTTCAGTTTCTGGATCTTGCCAGCCAGTGAGGAGTGTGTACCCACGTGCTGGAAGAGGGATGGCTTGAAGCGGATCCGCAGGTTGGCCTTCTGCCGGTCACAGTGCTTCTGCAGAGGGATAGGGATATCTGAGGGCCCAGCTTGGCTGTCTCCTATGTCAGTCCATGCTGGAGGCTGcatgcctccccctgccccgccccgcccttgGTGTTGCCCTTGCTCACCGCATCCTTCTCGGGGTTGCAGACCTTCACCCACAGAATGTGGTCCAGGAGCCAGTCAATGGGCTTGTCCCGGTAGAACATGAGGATGAACTCCACAATCAGGCTCAGGTCCAGCGACTTGAACATCTTCcctgggggtgggaaaggggggAAGGGGTGCTGGGTGGGCGTGGGGGGGTCACTAAGAAGGATCCCACAGCAAGCCCCATGGCCAGCTGCAGGCAGGGGCGGGCACAGAGGGGATAGACAGGTGTGGTGAACCCCGACATCCTGAGGTAGAGGGCAAGGGGAAACAGGCCAGCTGGGGCTAGCAAAGCTTGCAAGCATGACGTTCTGTGGTCCCAGGGCTGCAGGGTCAAGGACAGAGAGGCCAAGGTCGGCCAGACTGAGGGGTCCTGGTCAGGTCTGTGGCatggccgggcgggggcggggggcccaCCAATGAAGCCCAGCTGGGAAAACTCCAGGATCATCCAGTCCTCTGAAGGCTGCTGGAGTGCAAAGTTCTTCATGGTGCTCAGGTAGTTGGGCTTGGCGACAATGTCATCCTCCAGCTGCACAGGGGTGGGTAGAAGGGGGGCTGAACTCAGGATGGGCACTAGGGTGGGGCTGGGCTCACCACCAGGGGCCAGGGCCGATGAGGGGCAAAACAGGGTCTCAGTGCTGACCTGCACGTAGTAGATGCCTTTGGACTGAGCATACATCATGAGGAAGCAGTAATCGAGGTTTTGTTTGGTCCTCCAcctgcagggcaggggcaggggctcagGAGCTCAGACCCACCACCCCAACCCCATGCAGGGGTTCTCTGATGGAGAAATGGAGGCACTGCCAGGAAGTGCCTGGAACTTGGGCACCCACAGACCGGGTTCTCAGCACCAGTGGGCAGGTGGTCGGGGTGCACGGGGAAGGGGGGAGTTCTCGTACCTGACTCTCTCCTTGGGGTCCCCAAAGGACTCTCGGAGGCGGGAGAAGTCAGGGtagaagtggggggaaggggagatgaCTTCCAGGAGCCCGGAATGGATCTCCGTGGGGAACCTGGGGGAACGGAAGGCCAGTGGGTGGGCAGTCTCTAGGCACAGCAGTTGGGGCAGCACTGAGCTAGCTGGACCCGGTCCCTCTGTTCAAGCCCCCCAGGCAGCCATCACCCAACAGCACACCCACCCTAAGGAGGCAGTGGGGCTCCAGGAGGCTGGGCCACCTCTATACACCCACTGTCTTTCAGAGAAGAGAGGTAGCCCCCTTTCCCACATCAGAAGCCAGGATCATGTAGGGGAAGTAGGCACCTGCCTGCCCCACACTCTgcagagcccctcccccccaccagtTTTATGGGTCCGTCAGTACTCACAAGGCTTTGATGTTCTCTGTCACCACCGAGGTGTACTGTGGGTCAGTCTGTGGGGAGACCAAGTACCCTCCCTAAGACTGACTGCCACCCCAAATGccctgggagaaggggttgggggaagggcgCGGGCTTCAGATGACCCCATGCACAAAGGGAGTGAACCCCCCATCCTGAGGGCCGAGTAAGTCTGGGCCTGGGGGGCCACAGGTGTGGCCTGTGTACAcggggccctgggggtggggcagcctaGGTAACTGGCGTCTCCACCAGGGGGCGctgaaatggtcttttttttttttttttaacttttcataaaTTTGTGAATGAAACTGACAATCGAACCTCTGGCAATGTTTTCCTCCAGAATGTTGCTCGGTTTTCATTTCTCCTCCTTGTTATTTCGTGCCCTGTGTTTCCCGAATGCtccacccgcccccccaccccgcccccaagcCCACTCGCCTCGGCGATCAGCACCACGATGACCGAGTCCTCCTTCTCCTGCGGGCTCAGCTCCGAGATGAGCGAGTGCAGCGTGTCCGTCAGGTACGAGTGCACCTCGCGCCGCACGCTGGGGATGCCCAT from the Mustela nigripes isolate SB6536 chromosome 12, MUSNIG.SB6536, whole genome shotgun sequence genome contains:
- the LTC4S gene encoding leukotriene C4 synthase isoform X1; this encodes MQDEVALLATVTLLGVLLQVYFSLQVISARRAFRVSPPLTTGPPEFERVYRAQVNCSEYFPLFLATLWVAGIFFHEGTAALCGLVYLFARLRYFQGYARSAQQSPARRLTPLYASARALWLLLALAALGLLVHFLPRALQTALLGRLGKLLPRA
- the LTC4S gene encoding leukotriene C4 synthase isoform X2, with the translated sequence MQDEVALLATVTLLGVLLQVYFSLQVISARRAFRVSPPLTTGPPEFERVYRAQVNCSEYFPLFLATLWVAGIFFHEGTAALCGLVYLFARLRYFQGYARSAQQRLTPLYASARALWLLLALAALGLLVHFLPRALQTALLGRLGKLLPRA
- the LTC4S gene encoding leukotriene C4 synthase isoform X3 — translated: MEGDRAPGGPVYFSLQVISARRAFRVSPPLTTGPPEFERVYRAQVNCSEYFPLFLATLWVAGIFFHEGTAALCGLVYLFARLRYFQGYARSAQQSPARRLTPLYASARALWLLLALAALGLLVHFLPRALQTALLGRLGKLLPRA
- the MGAT4B gene encoding alpha-1,3-mannosyl-glycoprotein 4-beta-N-acetylglucosaminyltransferase B, which translates into the protein MRLRNGTFLTLLLFCLCAFLSLSWYAALSGQKGDVVDVYQREFLALRDRLHAAEQESLKRSKELNLVLDEIKRAVSERQALREGEGNRTWGRLTEDPRLKPWNVSHKHVLHLPTVFHHLPHLLAKESSLQPAVRVGQGRTGVSVVMGIPSVRREVHSYLTDTLHSLISELSPQEKEDSVIVVLIAETDPQYTSVVTENIKALFPTEIHSGLLEVISPSPHFYPDFSRLRESFGDPKERVRWRTKQNLDYCFLMMYAQSKGIYYVQLEDDIVAKPNYLSTMKNFALQQPSEDWMILEFSQLGFIGKMFKSLDLSLIVEFILMFYRDKPIDWLLDHILWVKVCNPEKDAKHCDRQKANLRIRFKPSLFQHVGTHSSLAGKIQKLKDKDFGKQALRKEHVNPPAEVSTSLKTYQHFTLEKAYLREDFFWAFTPAAGDFIRFRFFQPLRLERFFFRSGNIEHPEDKLFNTSVEVLPFDNPQSDKEALQEGRSATLRYPRSPDGYLQIGSFSKGVAEGEVDPAFGPLEALRLSIQTDSPVWVILSEIFLKKAD